A genomic region of Fusarium falciforme chromosome 4, complete sequence contains the following coding sequences:
- a CDS encoding WSC domain-containing protein: MAPTTFITSLLALTTATTILASPVPHPTSNFEYVGCVAGSPSSFPKHMPFEPPFSAEACLEACIGQAHLVAIGGGCYCDDPEDATPVSFELVDEARCSTVCVPGDDASGKCGGDGVFSLWQLPGTEKADCKKAEVKVVVECPPEVVDCPGRAAAAPVAAPEETIPPVIPTAACPPEGCGEPIPPTPVAQAQQAAANPCPPGGCGEPVLPPTPAVQKQAAANACPPEGCPPATPVPAPIPAPVPAPAATPAPASNSTPNGCPPEGCVPPPASENPAAVLPGCEGDNCEGSNASPAESQDEASGSSAGSTGEDTGAADEQSDASAGQNDATGEQSVPSGEDSGASGEAPALVSESPRLYSSGVLSSIVAIIFGLYLM; the protein is encoded by the coding sequence ATGGCACCAACAACCTTCATCACAAGCCTCCTGGCCCtcacaacagcaacaaccatCCTCGCCTCCCCCGTCCCCCACCCAACATCCAACTTCGAATACGTCGGCTGCGTCGCAGGGTCCCCCTCCAGCTTTCCCAAGCACATGCCCTTCGAACCCCCCTTTTCAGCCGAAGCCTGTCTTGAAGCTTGCATCGGACAAGCGCACCTCGTCGCCATTGGGGGTGGTTGCTACTGCGATGATCCTGAGGATGCGACGCCCGTGAGCTTTGAGCTTGTGGATGAAGCGAGGTGCTCGACTGTTTGTGTTCCTGGGGATGACGCCAGTGGAAAGTGTGGAGGCGATGGTGTGTTTAGCTTGTGGCAGCTTCCGGGAACTGAAAAGGCGGATTGCAAGAAGGCTGAGGTCAAGGTCGTTGTCGAGTGTCCTCCTGAAGTCGTTGACTGTCCTGGAAGAGCCGCTGCTGCACCTGTTGCTGCACCTGAGGAGACTATCCCGCCTGTTATTCCCACTGCTGCTTGTCCCCCTGAGGGATGCGGTGAACCTATCCCTCCCACTCCTGTGGCTCAGGCACAGCAGGCTGCTGCCAATCCTTGTCCTCCTGGAGGATGCGGTGAGCCTGTGCTACCACCTACTCCTGCTGTCCAGAAGCAAGCCGCTGCTAACGCTTGCCCTCCTGAGGGGTGCCCTCCCGCGACTCCCGTCCCAGCTCCCATCCCGGCTCCTGTCCCGGCTCCTGCTGCGACACCTGCTCCTGCGAGCAACTCGACTCCCAATGGCTGCCCCCCTGAAGGATGTGTGCCGCCTCCTGCTTCGGAAAACCCTGCTGCTGTCTTGCCTGGCTGTGAGGGCGACAACTGCGAAGGTAGCAATGCCAGTCCTGCGGAGAGCCAGGACGAAGCTTCTGGAAGCTCTGCTGGAAGTACTGGTGAAGATACAGGAGCAGCTGATGAGCAGAGCGATGCCTCCGCCGGACAAAACGATGCCACGGGCGAACAAAGCGTTCCATCAGGTGAAGACAGCGGTGCATCCGGCGAAGCCCCCGCTCTTGTGAGCGAGAGTCCCAGACTGTACAGCTCTGGTGTCCTCTCATCCATCGTGGccatcatctttggcttGTACCTGATGTGA